In Drechmeria coniospora strain ARSEF 6962 chromosome 03, whole genome shotgun sequence, the DNA window tagtaACCAGGTCCTATTTAATatgtgcacggagtacggagtacggaatacggagatagagtacagtatttacagattacagtacatgcagttgTCACGAATAGGAGTACGTGTGTGTCGCTTCAAGAAATGCGAGACCGACGAAGCCCCGGCATCACTCGTACCAACCGACCACCGTTCGTTGCCTGCTTCTTTTTTCGCAAACAAAAAACCCTGATCCAGCAGCATGTTAAGCAGCGGATGCGAGTGGTTGTCATGTGAAGTGAGGCGTCCACCGAATCAATCGACTATGTTTCTGCCTTGGGCTTCCGTATCcttttcctcgtcgtcccatCCACCTCGTCGTGATCCTGCAGCAGTATCGGGTCTTCCTCCTTGGCAACGACCCACGTCTGGACCACCTCTTTGATCTCCTTGGTCGTCTTTTGTTTCGTCTTGGACTGCCCCATCCTCCACAAGTAGGCTTGGTACACAAacacctcggcgacggccaccaGGATGCTACCGCCCAGCGTCAGGAGCAGACGCGCCGGCGTGCTCCACCAACGGGCCGTCACCCACAgcgtggcggcgacgccgacgatgctgacgagGAAATTAATAATGAGCATCACCTGGCGGTGCACTTCGCTGTAtgtgacgtcgtcgtcgccaatgTCTTCCTTCATCGGCCGGTTCGCCTCGGCGTAAGACTGCGCGCCGTGGGGAAAGAGTTCGTTGAACGTCTGCAGGCGCGGCGGGGGGTTGACCATGCGTTCGTACTCTCGAGCCGCTTCTTCTCGGTGCAGGCGGGCCATGAGGTTTTTGTATTCCGCAGACTGCCGGCCACGTCAGTACCCGTCTCGTTGATGAGATGGGCCCCACGTCAGACTCACCGGTGCAGGTTTGGGTGCTGGTGGTGGGATGTAGACCCGCGATCCTTGAAGCAACTTTTCCAGACTGCACGGGCTGTGTGATGACTGGAGTTTCTGCCAAAGATCTATAATCTGCCCGTGGGAGATTGGattgccgacggcggcatccttTAGCAAAGGCATTTTCGTCTGTGCTTCGCCAGTGCAGTCGGCCAGCTGCTTCTCCGTCGGGTGCTCTTCCGACGACTGCAATGCAGCtaagccgtcgacgatggacggCGTCATAGTTAGGAGTACCATCGTAGTCCTTCCAAGCCTATGCCGTCGCTGTTtcggatggatggaggagTGATGGAATTGGCTATGGAATTGGCTGGCCAACGCAGATGAGGCTGGCAGCCTCACGACTGGTGGGGCTATGGGTGGTGGCAGACAGCCTGTGCCAGTAGGTGAGCCTTGTCTCCTTTCTTGATCTAGATTCTTTGATGAGTTCGCGTTCGTCGATGCTGCAACTTTGTTGTGCCGTTGTGATGAGTAAATTGATGGCTGGCCAACGCAGATGAGGCCGGCAGCCTCACGACTGGCGGGGCTATGGGTGGTGGCAGACAGCCTGTGCCAGTAGGTGAGCCTTGTCTCCTTTCTTGATCTAGATTCTTCGATGAATTCGCGTTCGTCGATGCTGCAACATTGTTGTGCCGTTGTGATGAGTAAATTGATGGCTCGCCAACGCAGATGAGGCCGGCAGCCTCACGGCTGGTGGGGCTATGGGTGGTGGCAGACAGCCTGTGCCAGTAGGTGAGCCTATTGTCTCCTTTATGGATCTAGATTCTTCGATGAAGTCGCGTTCGTCGATGCTGCAACTTTGTTGTGCCGTCGTCATGAGTAAATTGATGGCGAGGGTGAGGTATCATTATATGCACGAGCTTGGCGGATGCAGCTAAAGAAATGGGTCAGGCCTGAGGCAGTCAGATGGcgccccccttcccccccccggtTACAGCGTGACGGGTTCGCCACAGGCCATGCCTTCAGGGGACGGATGGAGCTTCAGCCAATGAGACGCCCAGATTCCGACGCAACTCGCGCTGTTTGCCGGCGTCTTGGGGTGGGCCGGGGCTCCATCGCCTCCCGCTCGACGTAGCCTTGGTGGATCCTCGGTACCTAGCCTTGGGCTTTAGTGCCTGTCAGGCAATAAGCCTGTGGCAAAAGTTTCGTCGACAACACCACTTCGCCAACATCTCGATCCAGGCCAAATCGGCCCTTCTCCCCCTTGATGCTCACAATCCGTCGCCGCTACCGTTAGACCTTGCACCGTCGTCGAAAGAGCCGAATCGTGACCTCGCCAGACGACGCACCCTTTcgccacggcgccgtcggcatcgacgaagCGGTGGTGCCATGCAgctccgtcgaggagccagcgtgctcggcgaggccgtcgcagGCAGGCTCGCGGCACCGACATGCGTCCTCTGCCGCCTTCCGCCCGCGGCGCtcgggccgtcgaggataCGCCGGCAACGCATACACAGCTCCCAGCAAAGGGACTCGgcctgggcggcggccgtc includes these proteins:
- a CDS encoding vacuolar H+-ATPase assembly protein, producing the protein MTPSIVDGLAALQSSEEHPTEKQLADCTGEAQTKMPLLKDAAVGNPISHGQIIDLWQKLQSSHSPCSLEKLLQGSRVYIPPPAPKPAPSAEYKNLMARLHREEAAREYERMVNPPPRLQTFNELFPHGAQSYAEANRPMKEDIGDDDVTYSEVHRQVMLIINFLVSIVGVAATLWVTARWWSTPARLLLTLGGSILVAVAEVFVYQAYLWRMGQSKTKQKTTKEIKEVVQTWVVAKEEDPILLQDHDEVDGTTRKRIRKPKAET